The Medicago truncatula cultivar Jemalong A17 chromosome 4, MtrunA17r5.0-ANR, whole genome shotgun sequence genome includes a region encoding these proteins:
- the LOC11417882 gene encoding ethylene-overproduction protein 1 isoform X1 yields the protein MQHNIFATMRSLKIMDGCKGGSQVYHHRSSGGGSGGIGEKLLQQLHDHIKSQTFRTKSVHNFHNFPTPNQTPSEVVAEGSLLPYGLPMTELLEPKIEPVLRPVDFVERLAGLHNKIENCLDVERSEVYLEHCSIFKGLSDVKLFRRSLRSARQHAVDVHSKIVLASWLRYDRREDELIGSSSMDCCGRNIECPKATLVANGYDPELVYDPCSCLRDCDEEEEDFMMFDDQQCSTPDEDDGGWDISFCIGDDEIRCGRFNMASLSRPFKTMLYGGFIESRRGTINFSRNGFSVEAMKAAEVFSRTKSLTTIEPNVVLELLSLANRFCCEEMKCACDTYLASLVSDMEDALLLIEYGLEETAYLLVAACLQVVLRELPASLQCSGFAKLFCSPEGRDRLAAAGHASFVLYYFLSQVAMEEEMRSNITVMLVERLVECAKDGWEKQLAFHQFGVVMFERKEYKDAQHWFEVAVEAGHVYSLVGVARAKYRRGHTYAAYKIMNSLINDHKPVGWMYQERSLYCFGKEKMMDLISATELDPTLSFPYKYRAVSLLEESRIGPAIAEINKLIGFKLSPDCLELRAWFLIAMEEYEGALRDVRAILTLDPNYMMFYGNMHGNHLVELLSPVVQQCNLADCWMQLYDRWSSVDDIGSLAVVHQMLENDPGKSLLRFRQSLLLLRLNCQKAAMRSLRLARNHSTSDHERLVYEGWILYDTGHREAALEKAEESISIQRSFEAYFLKAYALADTNLDSESSEYVIHLLEEALRCPSDGLRKGQALNNLGSVYVDCDKLDLAADCYMNALNIKHTRAHQGLARVYHLKRQSKDAYDEMTKLIEKAWNNASAYEKRSEYCGRDMAKSDLSMSTHLDPLRTYPYRYRAAVLMDDHKEAEAIEELSRAIEFKPDLQLLNLRAAFYHSINDFASSIRDCEAALCLDPGNAETLETYNKAQEDIKKQK from the exons atgcagcATAATATATTTGCTACAATGCGTAGTTTAAAGATCATGGATGGTTGCAAAGGTGGTTCTCAGGTTTATCACCACCGTTCTTCCGGTGGAGGAAGCGGTGGAATAGGTGAAAAGCTTCTTCAACAGCTTCATGATCATATTAAAAGTCAAACATTTAGAACCAAATCtgttcataattttcataatttccCAACACCGAATCAGACACCGTCTGAGGTTGTTGCTGAAGGATCTCTTTTGCCTTATGGGCTGCCCATGACAGAGCTTTTAGAGCCGAAGATTGAGCCGGTTTTGAGACCGGTTGATTTTGTAGAAAGGTTGGCTGGATTGCATAATAAGATTGAGAATTGTTTGGATGTTGAGAGGTCTGAGGTTTATTTGGAGCATTGTTCGATTTTTAAGGGATTGTCTGATGTGAAATTGTTTCGCAGGAGTCTAAGGTCAGCACGACAACATGCTGTGGATGTCCACAGCAAAATCGTGCTGGCCTCATGGCTCAGGTATGATAGGAGGGAGGATGAGCTGATTGGCTCGTCCTCGATGGATTGTTGTGGAAGGAATATTGAATGTCCTAAGGCTACTTTGGTTGCTAATGGGTATGATCCAGAATTGGTTTATGATCCTTGTAGTTGTCTACGTGATTGtgatgaggaggaggaggattTTATGATGTTTGATGATCAACAATGCTCTACCCCGGATGAGGATGATGGAGGGTGGGATATATCGTTTTGTATCGGTGATGATGAAATTAGGTGTGGTAGGTTCAATATGGCTTCGCTTTCGAGGCCGTTTAAGACAATGTTGTATGGTGGATTCATAGAATCACGGAGAGGGACAATAAATTTTTCAAGGAATGGGTTTTCTGTAGAGGCAATGAAGGCTGCCGAGGTTTTTAGTAGGACTAAAAGTTTGACCACGATTGAGCCTAATGTGGTTTTGGAGTTGTTGTCTTTGGCGAACCGGTTTTGTTGCGAGGAGATGAAATGTGCTTGCGACACATATTTGGCGTCGCTGGTTTCTGACATGGAAGATGCCTTGTTGCTCATTGAGTATGGACTTGAGGAGACTGCGTATCTTTTGGTTGCGGCTTGCTTGCAGGTGGTTTTGAGGGAGCTACCTGCTTCGTTGCAGTGTTCGGGTTTTGCGAAATTGTTTTGTAGTCCAGAGGGTAGGGATAGGCTTGCTGCGGCAGGGCATGCGTCGTTTGTTCTGTATTATTTCTTGAGTCAAGTTGCAATGGAGGAAGAGATGAGGTCGAACATAACCGTGATGCTCGTGGAGAGATTAGTAGAGTGCGCAAAAGACGGATGGGAGAAACAACTTGCATTTCACCAATTTGGTGTTGTTATGTTTGAGAGAAAAGAATACAAAGATGCACAACATTGGTTTGAGGTAGCCGTGGAGGCAGGGCATGTTTATTCGTTAGTCGGAGTTGCAAGGGCCAAATATAGACGCGGTCATACATATGCGGCATATAAGATTATGAACTCGCTAATTAATGACCATAAACCTGTTGGATGGATGTATCAGGAAAGATCTTTGTATTGTTTTGGGAAGGAGAAAATGATGGACTTAATCTCTGCGACCGAATTAGATCCAACGCTTTCGTTTCCTTACAAATACCGAGCTGTTTCTTTGCTGGAGGAGAGCAGAATTGGACCTGCCATTGcagaaataaacaaattaatcgGTTTCAAACTTTCTCCTGACTGTCTGGAATTGAGGGCTTGGTTCTTGATTGCCATGGAGGAGTACGAAGGAGCACTAAGAGATGTTCGGGCAATTTTGACATTGGATCCAAATTATATGATGTTCTATGGAAATATGCATGGTAATCACTTGGTAGAACTACTCAGTCCTGTTGTTCAGCAGTGCAATCTGGCTGATTGCTGGATGCAGTTGTACGACCGATGGTCCTCTGTCGATGACATTGGTTCGTTGGCTGTTGTACACCAGATGTTAGAAAATGATCCAGGGAAAAGTCTCTTGCGTTTTCGGCAATCTCTCCTTTTGTTACG GCTAAATTGTCAAAAAGCAGCCATGCGTAGTTTGCGTCTGGCTAGAAATCATTCTACTTCTGACCATGAAAGGCTTGTATATGAAGGATGGATACTGTATGACACCGGTCATCGTGAAGCAGCATTAGAAAAGGCGGAGGAGTCAATTTCTATTCAAAGATCATTTGAAGCTTACTTTCTCAAAGCTTATGCATTAGCTGACACAAATCTCGATTCTGAGTCTTCAGAGTATGTTATCCATCTCTTGGAGGAAGCTCTTAGATGTCCTTCAGATGGTCTTCGTAAAGGGCAA gCACTAAATAATCTTGGGAGTGTGTATGTAGATTGTGATAAGCTGGACCTTGCAGCTGACTGCTACATGAATGCACTCAACATCAAGCATACACGAGCCCATCAGGGGTTGGCGCGTGTATATCATCTTAAAAGACAGAGCAAAGATGCATATGATGAGATGACAAAGCTAATAGAAAAGGCTTGGAACAATGCATCGGCTTATGAGAAACGGTCGGAGTATTGTGGTCGTGACATGGCAAAGAGTGATCTTAGTATGTCAACACATTTGGATCCTCTAAGGACTTATCCTTACAGATATAGGGCAGCAG TTTTAATGGATGATCATAAAGAAGCTGAAGCAATCGAAGAGCTTTCAAGAGCCATTGAATTTAAGCCAGATCTTCAACTCTTAAATCTTAGAGCAGCCTTTTAccattcaataaatgatttcGCTTCTTCCATCCGAGACTGCGAAGCAGCCCTTTGTCTTGATCCAGGCAACGCCGAGACGCTGGAGACTTATAACAAAGCACAGGAGGATATTAAGAAACAAAAGTGA
- the LOC11419194 gene encoding uncharacterized protein, whose product MNHSKRHRKLNLNAPIMSTRRLGSVVADTSLSSSSLGTFQKTSERVPFSWEKEPGKPKDTERNGSKLPPCHRLFPRKEAADQSDVENGCDEEDYIDNNDDLYSDAMDDVFSLSEALDIVQRKSEKAHSDNNNSLKLKLAECSGYQSPTYMINRFLPDATALAASSSALNFHSDFEENVCNTCSYPECYLSESGRHSHSYAYASCSSSSPKGCGLETFFPWRTMKHKFCAIESPVLPCSTTTTNLQKHQRNSRESGQKKQRSSPYIPCTNVKKDV is encoded by the coding sequence ATGAATCATTCCAAACGTCATAGAAAGTTAAACTTAAACGCGCCAATTATGTCAACACGTCGTCTTGGTTCCGTCGTTGCAGACACATCTTTGTCATCAAGTTCATTAGGTACATTTCAAAAGACAAGTGAAAGAGTTCCGTTTTCATGGGAGAAAGAACCAGGAAAGCCGAAAGATACAGAGAGGAATGGCTCGAAATTACCACCCTGCCATCGTTTGTTTCCACGAAAAGAAGCGGCTGATCAATCTGATGTAGAAAATGGTTGTGATGAAGAGGATTATATTGACAATAATGACGATCTTTACTCAGATGCTATGGATGATGTGTTTTCTTTATCAGAAGCATTGGATATTGTTCAAAGAAAATCAGAGAAAGCTCATAGTGATAACAATAATAGTTTGAAGTTAAAGCTTGCAGAGTGCAGTGGCTACCAATCCCCTACTTACATGATCAACCGTTTTCTTCCGGACGCAACCGCTTTGGCTGCATCATCGTCTGCTTTAAATTTTCATAGTGATTTTGAAGAGAATGTTTGTAATACTTGTAGTTATCCAGAATGTTATTTATCAGAATCAGGTAGACATTCACATTCATACGCTTAtgcttcttgttcttcttcttctccaaagGGATGTGGTCTTGAAACTTTCTTCCCTTGGAGAACTATGAAGCATAAGTTTTGTGCTATAGAGAGCCCTGTACTGCCATGCTCCACGACTACGACAAATCTGCAGAAACATCAGCGCAACTCGAGAGAGTCGGGACAGAAGAAACAACGGTCATCACCTTACATCCCTTGCACGAATGTGAAgaaagatgtttga
- the LOC11412571 gene encoding gamma-interferon-responsive lysosomal thiol protein yields MSSPTSFRFLSLISLLLIIINPSQSHSSEFNRRNNGVVYVSLYYESLCPYSKDFFLNVLENFIKLDVMSIVHLHLVPYGNALTMANGTVSCQHGPDECYYNTIEACALKTYPMRFSLAFIFCIENGLPATSKKPSLWRTCCNRLRLNPKPIKNCYSRHGNQLHRHNGRETNWLNPPLTHTPWLLVNGQYVNADFGDLVKSVCNAYKGPLRFRACKRWKVENMSNKRVFP; encoded by the exons ATGTCCTCACCAACTTCATTTCGGTTcctttctttaatttctttgcTTTTGATTATCATCAATCCATCTCAATCTCATTCTTCTGAGTTCAATAGAAGAAATAATGGTGTTGTCTATGTTTCTTTGTATTATGAATCTTTGTGTCCATATAGCAAGGATTTCTTCTTGAATGTGcttgagaattttattaaattagatGTCATGTCTATTGTTCACCTTCATTTGGTTCCTTATGGCAATGCTTTAACTATGGCAAATGGAACTGTATCTTGCCAG catggtcctgatgaatgctacTATAATACCATAGAAGCATGTGCTCTTAAAACCTATCCAATG AGATTTAGTTTGGCATTCATCTTTTGTATTGAGAATGGCTTACCTGCTACAAGCAAAAAACCAAGTTTATGGAGAACCTGCTGCAACCGTCTCAGATTGAACCCAAAACCCATTAAGAATTGTTATTCTAGACATGGAAATCAG CTCCATAGACACAATGGTAGAGAAACAAATTGGCTAAATCCACCTCTTACTCACACACCTTGGCTCCTTGTGAATGGCCAATATGTGAATGCTGAT TTTGGTGATCTCGTGAAATCTGTATGCAATGCCTACAAGGGTCCTTTGAGATTCAGAGCTTGCAAAAGATGGAAAGTGGAGAACATGTCTAATAAGAGGGTGTTCCCATAA
- the LOC11417882 gene encoding ethylene-overproduction protein 1 isoform X2: MQHNIFATMRSLKIMDGCKGGSQVYHHRSSGGGSGGIGEKLLQQLHDHIKSQTFRTKSVHNFHNFPTPNQTPSEVVAEGSLLPYGLPMTELLEPKIEPVLRPVDFVERLAGLHNKIENCLDVERSEVYLEHCSIFKGLSDVKLFRRSLRSARQHAVDVHSKIVLASWLRYDRREDELIGSSSMDCCGRNIECPKATLVANGYDPELVYDPCSCLRDCDEEEEDFMMFDDQQCSTPDEDDGGWDISFCIGDDEIRCGRFNMASLSRPFKTMLYGGFIESRRGTINFSRNGFSVEAMKAAEVFSRTKSLTTIEPNVVLELLSLANRFCCEEMKCACDTYLASLVSDMEDALLLIEYGLEETAYLLVAACLQVVLRELPASLQCSGFAKLFCSPEGRDRLAAAGHASFVLYYFLSQVAMEEEMRSNITVMLVERLVECAKDGWEKQLAFHQFGVVMFERKEYKDAQHWFEVAVEAGHVYSLVGVARAKYRRGHTYAAYKIMNSLINDHKPVGWMYQERSLYCFGKEKMMDLISATELDPTLSFPYKYRAVSLLEESRIGPAIAEINKLIGFKLSPDCLELRAWFLIAMEEYEGALRDVRAILTLDPNYMMFYGNMHGNHLVELLSPVVQQCNLADCWMQLYDRWSSVDDIGSLAVVHQMLENDPGKSLLRFRQSLLLLRLNCQKAAMRSLRLARNHSTSDHERLVYEGWILYDTGHREAALEKAEESISIQRSFEAYFLKAYALADTNLDSESSEYVIHLLEEALRCPSDGLRKGQIVISWTLQLTAT, encoded by the exons atgcagcATAATATATTTGCTACAATGCGTAGTTTAAAGATCATGGATGGTTGCAAAGGTGGTTCTCAGGTTTATCACCACCGTTCTTCCGGTGGAGGAAGCGGTGGAATAGGTGAAAAGCTTCTTCAACAGCTTCATGATCATATTAAAAGTCAAACATTTAGAACCAAATCtgttcataattttcataatttccCAACACCGAATCAGACACCGTCTGAGGTTGTTGCTGAAGGATCTCTTTTGCCTTATGGGCTGCCCATGACAGAGCTTTTAGAGCCGAAGATTGAGCCGGTTTTGAGACCGGTTGATTTTGTAGAAAGGTTGGCTGGATTGCATAATAAGATTGAGAATTGTTTGGATGTTGAGAGGTCTGAGGTTTATTTGGAGCATTGTTCGATTTTTAAGGGATTGTCTGATGTGAAATTGTTTCGCAGGAGTCTAAGGTCAGCACGACAACATGCTGTGGATGTCCACAGCAAAATCGTGCTGGCCTCATGGCTCAGGTATGATAGGAGGGAGGATGAGCTGATTGGCTCGTCCTCGATGGATTGTTGTGGAAGGAATATTGAATGTCCTAAGGCTACTTTGGTTGCTAATGGGTATGATCCAGAATTGGTTTATGATCCTTGTAGTTGTCTACGTGATTGtgatgaggaggaggaggattTTATGATGTTTGATGATCAACAATGCTCTACCCCGGATGAGGATGATGGAGGGTGGGATATATCGTTTTGTATCGGTGATGATGAAATTAGGTGTGGTAGGTTCAATATGGCTTCGCTTTCGAGGCCGTTTAAGACAATGTTGTATGGTGGATTCATAGAATCACGGAGAGGGACAATAAATTTTTCAAGGAATGGGTTTTCTGTAGAGGCAATGAAGGCTGCCGAGGTTTTTAGTAGGACTAAAAGTTTGACCACGATTGAGCCTAATGTGGTTTTGGAGTTGTTGTCTTTGGCGAACCGGTTTTGTTGCGAGGAGATGAAATGTGCTTGCGACACATATTTGGCGTCGCTGGTTTCTGACATGGAAGATGCCTTGTTGCTCATTGAGTATGGACTTGAGGAGACTGCGTATCTTTTGGTTGCGGCTTGCTTGCAGGTGGTTTTGAGGGAGCTACCTGCTTCGTTGCAGTGTTCGGGTTTTGCGAAATTGTTTTGTAGTCCAGAGGGTAGGGATAGGCTTGCTGCGGCAGGGCATGCGTCGTTTGTTCTGTATTATTTCTTGAGTCAAGTTGCAATGGAGGAAGAGATGAGGTCGAACATAACCGTGATGCTCGTGGAGAGATTAGTAGAGTGCGCAAAAGACGGATGGGAGAAACAACTTGCATTTCACCAATTTGGTGTTGTTATGTTTGAGAGAAAAGAATACAAAGATGCACAACATTGGTTTGAGGTAGCCGTGGAGGCAGGGCATGTTTATTCGTTAGTCGGAGTTGCAAGGGCCAAATATAGACGCGGTCATACATATGCGGCATATAAGATTATGAACTCGCTAATTAATGACCATAAACCTGTTGGATGGATGTATCAGGAAAGATCTTTGTATTGTTTTGGGAAGGAGAAAATGATGGACTTAATCTCTGCGACCGAATTAGATCCAACGCTTTCGTTTCCTTACAAATACCGAGCTGTTTCTTTGCTGGAGGAGAGCAGAATTGGACCTGCCATTGcagaaataaacaaattaatcgGTTTCAAACTTTCTCCTGACTGTCTGGAATTGAGGGCTTGGTTCTTGATTGCCATGGAGGAGTACGAAGGAGCACTAAGAGATGTTCGGGCAATTTTGACATTGGATCCAAATTATATGATGTTCTATGGAAATATGCATGGTAATCACTTGGTAGAACTACTCAGTCCTGTTGTTCAGCAGTGCAATCTGGCTGATTGCTGGATGCAGTTGTACGACCGATGGTCCTCTGTCGATGACATTGGTTCGTTGGCTGTTGTACACCAGATGTTAGAAAATGATCCAGGGAAAAGTCTCTTGCGTTTTCGGCAATCTCTCCTTTTGTTACG GCTAAATTGTCAAAAAGCAGCCATGCGTAGTTTGCGTCTGGCTAGAAATCATTCTACTTCTGACCATGAAAGGCTTGTATATGAAGGATGGATACTGTATGACACCGGTCATCGTGAAGCAGCATTAGAAAAGGCGGAGGAGTCAATTTCTATTCAAAGATCATTTGAAGCTTACTTTCTCAAAGCTTATGCATTAGCTGACACAAATCTCGATTCTGAGTCTTCAGAGTATGTTATCCATCTCTTGGAGGAAGCTCTTAGATGTCCTTCAGATGGTCTTCGTAAAGGGCAA ATTGTGATAAGCTGGACCTTGCAGCTGACTGCTACATGA
- the LOC11417883 gene encoding reticulon-like protein B12, whose product MGSSQRLFNRKRTLHEILGSGQVADLILWRRKNQTVMILLVTLAAFVVFERSGYTLLSLVSNVLLLLVVILFLWAKSAAILNRPAPPLPQLHLSDEMTNEMAAFIQTKVNNLFSVSQDIALGKDSRLFLKVAVYLWLIAVVGGLTDFLTLAYTGLFILLTIPALYERYEDYIDTFVLKCYNKLCQLYRKINEKYISRVQNWILEKKKLS is encoded by the exons ATGGGTTCATCTCAAAGATTATTCAACAGAAAAAGAACTCTTCATGAGATCCTTGGAAGTGGTCAAG TTGCAGACTTGATACTATGGAGAAGGAAGAATCAAACTGTGATGATCTTGTTGGTTACATTAGCTGCTTTTGTTGTGTTTGAGAGATCTGGTTATACTCTTTTGTCTCTTGTTTCTAATGTTCTTCTCCTTcttgttgttattctttttctttgggCTAAATCTGCAGCAATTCTTAATag accTGCTCCACCTCTACCACAGTTGCATCTGTCAGATGAAATGACAAATGAAATGGCAGCTTTCATCCAAACCAAAGTTAATAATCTGTTTTCAGTTTCTCAAGATATTGCCCTTGGTAAGGACTCAAGGCTGTTTCTGAAAGTAGCTGTATACCTCTGGTTAATTGCTGTTGTTGGTGGCTTGACTGATTTTCTTACCTTGGCATACACTG GTCTCTTTATTCTTCTTACTATACCAGCACTCTATGAAAGATATGAAGATTACATTGATACATTTGTTTTGAAGTGCTACAACAAATTATGCCAATTGTATAGgaaaataaatgagaaatatATCAGCAGAGTCCAAAACTGGATTCTGGAGAAGAAAAAGCTGAGCTGA